A region of Maridesulfovibrio sp. DNA encodes the following proteins:
- a CDS encoding succinate dehydrogenase/fumarate reductase cytochrome b subunit: MPFNSTVSPVKRGKSDAILDWLQMFSGVALIIFVFMHMSLVSSVIFSPSIMDTIAHTYEENYMAQIGGPILFLLFLFHFYLAARKIPFRLEGQKTIWKHAKMLKHRDTWLWVVQVVSAMLILVMGAIHMWAVLSDLPITAARSAERIQSGPWIFFYLVLAPLVVMHVVAGLYRIAVKWGFIKDYQRGRLNKFATGLAVVFICIGLATLARFMTLTT, from the coding sequence ATGCCTTTTAATTCAACGGTCTCCCCAGTCAAACGGGGCAAGAGCGACGCAATTCTGGACTGGCTCCAGATGTTTTCAGGAGTGGCTCTTATCATTTTTGTATTTATGCATATGAGCCTTGTATCAAGCGTAATTTTCAGTCCATCCATCATGGACACCATTGCGCACACTTATGAGGAAAACTACATGGCCCAGATCGGCGGGCCGATCCTTTTTCTACTTTTCCTCTTTCATTTTTATCTTGCCGCACGCAAGATTCCCTTCAGGCTTGAAGGACAGAAAACCATCTGGAAGCATGCCAAAATGCTCAAGCATCGCGACACATGGCTCTGGGTGGTTCAAGTGGTTTCCGCCATGCTGATTCTGGTCATGGGAGCCATCCACATGTGGGCTGTACTGAGTGACCTGCCCATCACCGCAGCCCGCTCTGCCGAGCGCATTCAGTCCGGGCCGTGGATTTTCTTTTATCTTGTACTCGCTCCGCTTGTTGTAATGCATGTTGTAGCAGGTTTGTACAGGATCGCAGTAAAATGGGGCTTCATCAAAGACTACCAGCGCGGCAGGTTGAACAAATTTGCTACCGGTCTGGCCGTAGTCTTTATCTGCATCGGACTGGCAACTCTGGCCAGATTCATGACTCTGACTACATAG
- a CDS encoding FadR/GntR family transcriptional regulator, with protein MESKSAKTVHQSVARQIAELIESGNLKKGDKLPAERTLAERFKVSRSSIREAIKSLAQKNLVESRRGDGTYILADMDADIFDAFITAFSDQKKRINDIFQFRKVIEPEIAALAASSMDEETLNRMKVIVCDQQIKARTGKNSSNLDAQLHLEIARATGNSIFPEMMQALDRIMTESRSEILQPPARQKASIAAHFKILEAFENRDPAMAREAMRQHIAEVEEAATGHDSKE; from the coding sequence ATGGAGTCAAAATCTGCAAAAACAGTTCACCAGTCTGTGGCCCGGCAGATTGCAGAACTGATTGAATCCGGAAATCTCAAAAAAGGGGACAAGCTGCCGGCGGAACGCACATTAGCCGAGCGTTTCAAGGTTTCCAGAAGTTCAATCCGTGAGGCAATCAAGTCACTGGCCCAGAAGAATTTGGTCGAAAGCCGCCGGGGAGACGGCACTTACATCCTCGCTGACATGGATGCTGACATCTTCGATGCCTTCATCACTGCTTTCAGTGACCAAAAAAAACGCATCAATGATATTTTCCAGTTCAGGAAAGTAATAGAGCCGGAGATAGCCGCTCTGGCCGCATCATCAATGGATGAAGAAACCCTGAACCGAATGAAAGTGATTGTCTGTGACCAGCAGATAAAGGCCCGGACCGGGAAAAACAGCAGCAATCTGGATGCCCAGCTGCATCTGGAAATTGCCAGGGCCACCGGCAACTCAATCTTTCCGGAAATGATGCAGGCTCTGGATCGCATAATGACGGAAAGCCGCTCTGAAATCCTGCAGCCCCCGGCAAGGCAAAAGGCATCTATTGCGGCCCATTTCAAAATTCTTGAAGCTTTTGAAAACCGGGACCCGGCAATGGCCCGCGAAGCCATGCGCCAGCATATCGCTGAAGTTGAAGAAGCAGCGACCGGCCATGATTCAAAAGAATAA